AGGTTATCTCAGTGTTCCTTGCTCTAAATTAGTTCCTTTAAAGGTCAAGCACACTTTACTCTTGCTATTCTCTAAGTGCATCTCCGcctctttctgtctcattttagacaggctctcatgatgtagcccaggctagcctggaacttgcagcCATCTTTGTGGTAGTAAAAGCAGGCAGCgctgtgcctgctgctgctactatttattcatttctgttttcaaatgggttcccctgcctctgtctcctgattaAAATCATGCGTGACCATGCTCTACTCTGTCTTTCAAGGATGTTTTGATGGAAGGTAAAATGAGGGTGAAGAAATGGGCTAAATAGGAATTGTAAGAATCAGAATATGTGCCAGAGAGACGACACAGTGGCTAAGAATGTTTGCTGTTgttcagaggacctgaatttggttttGGTTCTCAGGACACGTGTTTGGCAGCTTACAGCCAACCACCTATAAGGACCTTCAGGAGATCTGCAGTCCACTTATGGCAGGTGtttacaaacatgtacacatatacataagtaaaaataagtgtctgtgtgcacacaagcAGGTGCCCTCGGAGTCTAAAAGAGGGGATGGAATCCCTTACAGAAAGTTGTGtacatgccgggcagtggtggcgcatgcctttaatcccagcacttggtaggcagaggcaggcggatttgtgAGTTGTTTCACCCAACAAAAATGAAAGACAGCTAAAAAACAGTCATTTGTATGCAATATAGAATGCAGAGGGAATTTGATTTTAAGGAATTGTTTTATGTAGGACACTATATTTTTGAGTAcattgtcattgtcttcagacacaccagaagggggtatcagatcccattacagatggttgtgagccaccatgtggttgctgggaattgaactcaggacctctggaagcacagcagtcagttctcttaaccactgggccatctctccagcccctgatctAGTACTTTTTAAAGAGTACGTACtcagagtgggtttttttttttttttttttttttatgttttatgtctatatatgtgtaccacaagCTTGTAGTGTCCTCAGAGACCAGTAGAGtcatcccctggaactagagttatagttATAAGCCATTCTAAACCAAACCTGAGTCTTTTCAGGGACcaacaaatactcttaactgctgagccatctctccaaccctgtgaGCCAGTATTTTACCTAAGTTTATTTCTTTCAAAGGTCAAGGTCACGGAGGCATTCTCATAGACGCTACACTCGATCCAGGTCACACTCTCACAGGAGACGATCTCGGAGTAGGTCCTATACACCAGAGTATAGGAGGCGGAGGAGCCGGAGTCACTCTCCAATGTCTAATCGCAGAAGGCACACTGGCAGCAGGGTATGTGTGTAAGAGTTCATGCaaattggttttctctttcctgaaTGTGTAGTCATGGCATAATACCTTGCTTTGCACAGTCTTATTTAGGCCTACAATGTCTTCAGCCtgtgagacttgctgctgaataagctcaccctttctagttctttctggcttctggctggctggtcTCTTCtgcctaaaaaaaataaaattccaactgattcaaactggcttctttgttgttgttttggtttggtttggttttttcaagacagggtttctctgtatagctctggctggcctggaactcttgaaatctgcctgcctctgcctcccaagtgctaggatcaaaggcatgcgccaccactacccggcgcTCAAACTGGCTTCTTACAACTCTGACGAAATTGCTGTTTGGCCTATTTCTAACtgtggcaatatgttctaatcttctggctcctcattctctgcctggcttgttctgtcttcacctgtgtctagcttgttctctttctGCAACCTATGGATAGGATAACTGTCCAGGTCAAACTGCCTGCTTTCTGTACTGATCCTTAAGtagctttcctttctgttctcttctgctaATGTGTGTATTCTTAACATCTCTATGTGACACGTTGTTTGGATGTGAGACactgaaatgttttgttttggtttaataGTTGGCTTAGGGGCCAGAAAGATAGCCCAGCAAGTGGATCAGGACACTTGGCTACCAGGCCTGATCTGAGTTTAACCTGAATCTACATTGTATGAAGagttgtctgacctccacatgtgtttcATAGCACAAGTATGTCCATGTATGCACACAGGTAGaaatctgtgttttaaaaaataggtaACAAGAGTCCAGGTTTCAACTAGGTTGCTTTACCTGCTGTGCATCTGCATAACGCCAGCGATGCTGACAATCATGATAGACTGTGTTAGTATTGAATAATCTTAAAAAGTCTGGATCTTGGAAACATTCAAAGGATATCCTGCTACAGAATGAAAATGGTGATTGGAGATAcagcttagtggctaagagcactaaAATGCTTTGCCTTAGGTGCAGAGTTGGGATCCGTTGTCccatctggcctctgtggacatgcACACGGACAGACAGGTGGAAGAagggggtgattttttttttttttttatgtgtttgtgagtgcctACCTTATCTATGCGTACCATGTTTGCCTGGGGAAgtcagagggtgttggatcccctgaaagtAGAATTAATGGGTGGTTAAAAGCCACcctctgggtgctggggactgaaatgggatcccctgcaagagcagaagtacccttaaccattgagccatctctccagctcctaagaTCTTTGAAAGAATGAAAGTAGAAGGCTAGGAATGTAACTGAACTGGAAGAGTGCTTGCCTGTTTTGctcgaggccctgggttcaaccttcAGCACCACATAGTATTGGGTATGTGGTGCATGgctaattccagcactgaggttaTTGCTAAAAGTGAAAACAAGTCAGATAAGTAGTGAAGGACTAGGCATGTGAAAGGTGAATTCTTTAGATACATTCTGAAAATTGCTGGGCTATAGATCCTATAAAGTCTCTGTAAAGAGTATTCCAAAAAAGATCTTCATGTGTTTTCATCTTATGTATTGAGTTGTGATTAAAATTTAATTCCTCCTTTATTCAACAGGCAAACCCAGATCCTAACACTTGCCTGGGAGTATTTGGCCTCAGTTTGTATACAACAGAGAGAGACCTTCGTGAAGTATTCTCCCGATACGGACCTCTGAGTGGGGTTAATGTGGTTTATGATCAGCGGACTGGGAGGTCGCGTGGATTTGCTTTTGTGTATTTTGAGAGGATAGATGACTCTAAGGAGGTAAATATggttttacaatttttatttagaaGAATTTTTGCTATGCTTAATGATACAGTATTACACGTTACTGTTAGGTCTGTTGATGTACATTTTTGTAAACATGCCTTCTGATTCTCTGACCTGATTGGAACTCTCACGTTGTCGCCGTTAAAAAGTTAGTTTTGATTACATGCTGATTGAAATCTGATCTTATGGTGAATTACACGAGTTAATGCTTCAAACTATAGTCTGTataagtgttctttttttttaagagcccatatttatgtttaaattgaTCTAATTTTAGTCTAACTCCCCATGCACAAATGCAgaaatggctttttaaattttttaataccTTATTCTCTTCTGTAATTCAAACATAAATTGATACAGATCATAATAAAAACTGGTGCCTATTTCAAAAATAGTACCCAATAATGGCATTTGAGGGTGAGAGCATATTTAGCGTGCTGGCGTGATGGCACGTGTCATATATAATTTGGGAGTTGAAAGAACACTTGGGTGAATCCTGTAGTGGATTGGATGACCCCAGACCATAGAATCAGTAAGCCCAGATCTTAATGGTACTGAAGTTAAGAAATTATATGATTCTTAGTTTGTAATTTCTTAATCTGATAGACACACTAATTtcttgcggggggtggggggggcttggttggggttttttgtttgttttttttggtcttttgagacagggtttctctgtatagtcctggctgtcctggtactcactctgtagaccaggctggcctcgaactcagaaatccgcctgcctctgcctcccaagtgctgggattaaaggcgtgcgctaccaccgcccagcCGGCACACTAATTTCTCAGTTatcagaacatttttattttttatgagcgtgtattggggcttgcttattcctgttttttgtttgtttgaagttaCTTTACCTTATTTCAGTTAGGATATGAGCCAGGCTTGGGATATAGTATGACTGTAGTCCTACCACTTGGGAGATAATTATCAACAGAAATAGATctaggtgggtaggtaggtacAGCCATCCATCCAGGCAGGTAGACTGgggacaaaaatggaagaaaagaattaCTATCATTGCGTTCCTCCCATCCCTAGTGGGATAAGCTGAAACACAGACAGGCTATGTTCCTTTACGTTTGGCAATCACTAGGAGGCAGTATTGGCTTAGACTTGTTAATTTTGAACAAAGGCATGCAAACTATTACAACTGTGTTGACATTGATAACCTGGTCTTAGGTGGGCTGCTGAGGTGACATTGATAACCTGGTCTTAGGTGGGCGGCTGAGGTTATAAAGTTTAAAGGTTAAACTTAGTTCACTGTTCTGAATATCTGAGATGTTTGTAAGTGAAGCAGAGCTTAGTGACTTTCTGTCTGGGCAACTTAAGTAGGTTCTGAACAGTACTGAGCTCTGGAAATACCGACGGTCCCTATACAGGCTGCATTACTATGTTGTTTTCCAAGGTAGATTTATTTGGATTATAAATACTTCATGCTTCATTTTAGCTAAAAATGGCTTCAAGATTAGTGAATTatgaattgcttttttttttttttctcttttaggcTATGGAAAGAGCCAATGGGATGGAGCTGGATGGGAGAAGAATCCGTGTGGATTATTCTATCACTAAGAGAGCGCACACACCTACACCGGGCATTTACATGGGCAGACCAACTCAGTAAGACTTTGGGTTTATAGgggtagagaacttgcctagcatgttcaaGGCTTGGGTGTAGGTCCCAGACTGCAAAACAGATAAAGCCAGTTTATCTAAGATTAAACTACACTCTAGAAATGTAATGATGTATGTCAAAATTTGACTAGGAAATCGAAAACATACCTACATCCCCTCCCTTCTGTATCATTTTTATCAGTATATATTCATTTGCggtgactggaaagatggctcatcagctGAAAACATTTGCTGTCCTACAGAGGACTAAATTAGAACAtgattaattacatttattttatgcatataccTCAAGTGAACGaaatctgtgtgtgttctttgctgGGCACAGTGTTTGGCTCCCATCCTTTTAAAGAAtacaaaggaggcagaggcagggaataAAAGACCTGCAGAAAACCAGACTTGAAACAGTATCCCTTACTTAGAACACAGGAAAAAGGGCTTAATTTAAGTTTACCCCAAAGATTGTAACACCTTAGATCATGACATAGTATTAGAGGAGTCATTCTCTCTGATGTTCAGGGTTAGTTTAGTTAAACTTCTATATatttagtcctttttttttttttttttcaatatttattttagggAGGGGCCATGTGGCTTGCAGACTTTTGTTCTAGCCATCCATGTAGGTTCCATAGGTAGAACTCAGCCTTAGCAGCGAGTGCCCTTACCCACTGGCCTCTCTTTCCAGCCTCTCTTTGCTACTTCTTCATTGCCTTTCAGGTATTCttatgtggtggatagccctagcctcttgttgtcatggtaactccactcctgggaggggctgcgaaggaggaatgaatcttgtaaaccttctgtccaatcaaatttgttaaataaaggctacagccagtgattgggcagtagaagaggagtgggaggagccagaggcaggaaaaggagaagacggAGGGGAGAAGtggcggagttggcagttggtcgaggcagagggcagttggtgg
The DNA window shown above is from Arvicanthis niloticus isolate mArvNil1 chromosome 15, mArvNil1.pat.X, whole genome shotgun sequence and carries:
- the Tra2a gene encoding transformer-2 protein homolog alpha isoform X1, coding for MSDVEENNFEGRESRSQSKSPTGTPARVKSESRSGSRSPSRVSKHSESHSRSRSKSRSRSRRHSHRRYTRSRSHSHRRRSRSRSYTPEYRRRRSRSHSPMSNRRRHTGSRANPDPNTCLGVFGLSLYTTERDLREVFSRYGPLSGVNVVYDQRTGRSRGFAFVYFERIDDSKEAMERANGMELDGRRIRVDYSITKRAHTPTPGIYMGRPTHSGGGGGGGGGGGGGGGGGGRRRDSYYDRGYDRGYDRYEDYDYRYRRRSPSPYYSRYRSRSRSRSYSPRRY
- the Tra2a gene encoding transformer-2 protein homolog alpha isoform X2; the encoded protein is MSDVEENNFEGRESRSQSKSPTGTPARVKSESRSGSRSPSRVSKHSESHSRSRSKSRSRSRRHSHRRYTRSRSHSHRRRSRSRSYTPEYRRRRSRSHSPMSNRRRHTGSRANPDPNTCLGVFGLSLYTTERDLREVFSRYGPLSGVNVVYDQRTGRSRGFAFVYFERIDDSKEAMERANGMELDGRRIRVDYSITKRAHTPTPGIYMGRPTHSGGGGGGGGGGGGGGGGGGRRRDSYYDRGYDRGYDRYEDYDYRYRRSPSPYYSRYRSRSRSRSYSPRRY
- the Tra2a gene encoding transformer-2 protein homolog alpha isoform X3 translates to MSDVEENNFEGRESRSQSKSPTGTPARVKSESRSGSRSPSRVSKHSESHSRSRSKSRSRSRRHSHRRYTRSRSHSHRRRSRSRSYTPEYRRRRSRSHSPMSNRRRHTGSRANPDPNTCLGVFGLSLYTTERDLREVFSRYGPLSGVNVVYDQRTGRSRGFAFVYFERIDDSKEAMERANGMELDGRRIRVDYSITKRAHTPTPGIYMGRPTHSGGGGGGGGGGGGGGGGGGRRRDSYYDRGYDRGYDRYEDYDYRRRSPSPYYSRYRSRSRSRSYSPRRY
- the Tra2a gene encoding transformer-2 protein homolog alpha isoform X4, giving the protein MSDVEENNFEGRESRSQSKSPTGTPARVKSESRSGSRSPSRVSKHSESHSRSRSKSRSRSRRHSHRRYTRSRSHSHRRRSRSRSYTPEYRRRRSRSHSPMSNRRRHTGSRANPDPNTCLGVFGLSLYTTERDLREVFSRYGPLSGVNVVYDQRTGRSRGFAFVYFERIDDSKEAMERANGMELDGRRIRVDYSITKRAHTPTPGIYMGRPTHSGGGGGGGGGGGGGGGGGGRRRDSYYDRGYDRGYDRYEDYDYRRSPSPYYSRYRSRSRSRSYSPRRY
- the Tra2a gene encoding transformer-2 protein homolog alpha isoform X5: MSNRRRHTGSRANPDPNTCLGVFGLSLYTTERDLREVFSRYGPLSGVNVVYDQRTGRSRGFAFVYFERIDDSKEAMERANGMELDGRRIRVDYSITKRAHTPTPGIYMGRPTHSGGGGGGGGGGGGGGGGGGRRRDSYYDRGYDRGYDRYEDYDYRYRRRSPSPYYSRYRSRSRSRSYSPRRY